CTGATTTTCTACCAGCTTGTCTTGTTGCACAGAATTTCTATTAAATGGCAATAGTGGACAGGGTTCTGATATTTATCAAGTGTAAACGAAAACAAAGTTGCAACTTTAAAGAAGCATATGAGGAGTATTTCATGCAGAAGAGCATATTACATCATCGTAAGCAAATCGATCAGCAGGCAACATGAGTTAATACTTTCAACATTATCCCACTATATCAATCACAGCAAAAAGTTGAAGACACTAGTCACTGCAAAATGTTTTCAATGTGTGATGGAGATACGAGCCTGTTAATTCTACACCACTAAGATGGTACCCAGAGGAGAGAATCTCGTAGCATGTATTAAACCAATTCTCGGTAGGGAGCGTTTTACTTCTCCATCttatataaacaaaaaaaaaaagctcaaaaAACAGAACAAGTGCATTGATAGACCTATTTGTTTGGTTTTCACTTTTCTGATTTATTGAATTAGAAATGTTTAACTGGTCAAGCTAGATAAGAATTAGTTGTACATAACTTACACTCAAAAAAATATAAGAGGATATCTGCAAAACATAGGCGATAAAGGGTAAAGCAACAAGGTTTGGAACTGATCACTCacatacaaaaaataaataaataattagaagAATAAAAAGATCTGCCTTAGGAATTGTTCTTCCAATTTATTCTTCACAGTCAACCGTACCGGGTCGGATCCAACATTTCTTGTACATCACCTATAGATTTTTATGTAAAAATTTCaataaattttattaaaaattgaaCGCATAATGGAATAATAGAGTCCATGCTAAAAATATCAGTAAGAGGGAATTCATTAAATTAAAATCTTGGATTCACTTTTGCTACATTAGTATACTGTGTACTTCATAAGGCCACAATTGCATTGCTTCTTCTCAAGTTGCCAATTTTATCTTTATTTCAAAACTTTCTAAAACCTGGAAAAATACAGGAATCTTGAGATTCCTATTTCTACACAAATCAGGCTTCTATAGTTAACATAttttcctttattttgaaaatttcCTAAAGGCGTAATACATACATAGACTCTCAAGTTTGATCTCATTTTTTAAGTATGCCTTCCAACTTTGAGTGtacacaagtaggcacctcaacttgtttTTACtttaacttacaaaatgatcatctagacaccttcaAAATTATGTGTCACGTCAATGCCACATTAACAtttgtgtttatgtgtttaacTTTTTACAAGTTGAGATGCCTACTTGTACACACCTAAAGTTGGAGGTCATACTTAAAAAATGAGGTCAAGTTTGAGcgcctatttatgtattatgccttttgCAAAACCTTGGACAATTTAGGAAACTTGAGGTTCCTATTCCTATACAAACTAGGCTTTCCTCAAAGTCAATAAAAGACTTACCCGGCTGGAACAATTGGTCACACAACCTCTTATGTTCATTTAGGTTACAACTTTATAATTCGCAGTATCACTGCACCCTCTCGAATTCGCAATTTCTCTTAAGCTATGGACTCATCGCAGCTTAATGTTGTCATCGGAATAATAAACCCTATGTGCAACGACGACAAGTCAAAACAAAATCTGAATAAAGTCATAAATTCAATTGACAAGACCCTAGGAATTCTCCACCAGCTTTATCTCACCGTCGACTCTTCTTACAATCAACTTGCCCTTgttcaaggcatgaataatcttgtGGTTGAGCTTGATAATATGGCCAAATTGGGAGATAAATGCAATAGTATTCAAGTGCCAATGGAGGTTCTCAACTTGATTGATGATGGCAAGAATCCAGATGAATTTACAAGGCATGTGTTGAATAGTTGCATTGTCAAGAACCAAATCACTAAATTCAAATCAGATGCATATAAGGCTTTGCGAGACCATCTCCTCGAGGAAAATTACGGACAACTTTGACTgccaaaaattgttttaaaattttggaagatgattaattttttttaattaattttgaagACACAAGTTTATTGCAATAAAATCTATTCTTGACGTATTTAAGACATATCCTACTTCAAGAATCCAAGCCAGTCTTCCTTTTATATTATTCTCTTCCATTAATTAATTTAACTATTTCTTACggcctctttcttttcttttgctattAGTATGGCATTTATTTATTCTTTTCCCCGTATTTAAAAGGACTGATCAATTAATATTCCTCATGTTTTAAAGGATTAAGTTTTAAGACGAGCGAAATACATAGAAAAGTTCTAAAGTATACGGTTTATAATTCCAATGCTAACAAAAATGCATATAAACGTTATTTGGTCAAAATCTGAATTCGGAAAGTCCTCAATGGGAGAAAGATGTATAAACATATATTACAGCAATTTTTAGTACACGTACAAACTAATCCCGAATTCCCGATACGACTCTTACTGGAGTTCTCGTTGTACGCTTTGAGTGTTATACGGTTTCTACAATGCAAACCAAACACCTTATTAATTTTACATGAATAACTTATCTCCTATGTAGCTACCAAACATGTTACTCCTACTTATGCAAAATTTAATACCTAAATAACTCACCTCCAAACCATCTACCAAATGACCCGCAATGGTGTTGTAGTTCTAGTTAGTGCGATAGTGCTAACCAAATTTGTGTGTCCACTAAATAGGGAGAAATTGTCACGTAGTAGCAAcaggtaggggtgtacatggaccgggttggttccgATTTTTCAAAtacaaaaccaaaccaaaccatttaTATTgagtttttaaatctataaactaaaccaaactaataaaagtcgggtttttcaataTCAGTTTTTCTCAGGTTTTTCGAGTTTCTCAAATTTTTCATTGTATTTAATGAAAAGCACCATACAACAACATCTGCTTGATAATTTGCAAACTTCCCCCTCAAAACTACTTTCTTTAGATACAGAATATTCTATCAAAACATTTTTTAAATCATCCAAGTCATTTGGATTAATATAATATCATGCTATATACGGAGTAATAAACTTGAAGCAAAAAACTTGGCCAGTGGTCTCGTGAAGATTCAAAAAGTAACTACATTCATATGAACTCTCTGCAACTACCCCCAAGAACTCAACATTTGGCCAAAACACCTTCTCAAAGTGCAGAATAATCTTGTTCTCAATCTCTATACCTAGTTCATTGATGGCAGCCTCTTTCCATTCAGGTAATCTGGGTTCAAATTTGATCTGGTTCAATTTTAAAACACCAAGAGGAACGACAATAACTGGAGC
The nucleotide sequence above comes from Lycium barbarum isolate Lr01 chromosome 3, ASM1917538v2, whole genome shotgun sequence. Encoded proteins:
- the LOC132631401 gene encoding mediator of RNA polymerase II transcription subunit 10b-like; its protein translation is MDSSQLNVVIGIINPMCNDDKSKQNLNKVINSIDKTLGILHQLYLTVDSSYNQLALVQGMNNLVVELDNMAKLGDKCNSIQVPMEVLNLIDDGKNPDEFTRHVLNSCIVKNQITKFKSDAYKALRDHLLEENYGQL